In one window of Fulvia fulva chromosome 5, complete sequence DNA:
- a CDS encoding Efflux pump atB: protein MLLTEPIVSLVCLYSGFFFGLMYTFVTASPWIYQHYYGFDLTGQSLSFLGLIIGAFIAPIPMTIMDLTIYQSRLVHFRTTHLDTDRFSPEHRLYPAMLASPLLPTFLLIFAWTVRSGIHWIVPIIFQGLAMSSSVIIYAPSNLFMIDAYGPLYGASAAGAAMLSRYSSSAAFPLFSLQMYHTLGVGWATTLLALCTLVMAPIPWLFWKYGDKIRARTKYETSS from the exons ATGTTGCTGACTGAGCCGATCGTGTCGCTCGTGTGTCTCTACAGTGGCTTCTTCTTTGGCTTAATGTACACGTTCGTCACTGCATCGCCCTGGATCTATCAGcactactacggcttcgaCCTCACCGGCCAGTCGCTGTCGTTTCTCGGTCTGATCATTGGCGCCTTTATCGCGCCGATCCCAATGACCATCATGGACCTCACGATCTATCAGTCTCGGCTCGTACATTTCAGGACAACACATCTTGATACCGACCGCTTTTCTCCCGAGCACAGGTTGTACCCAGCCATGTTAGCATCGCCACTGCTCCCGACTTTCCTACTCATCTTTGCATGGACAGTCAGATCAGGGATACACTGGATCGTGCCCATCATCTTCCAAGGGTTGGCTATGTCGAGCAGCGTGATCATTTACGCTCCGAGCAACCTCTTCATGATCGATGCGTATGGACCGCTCTATGGGGCAAGTGCGGCGGGTGCGGCGATGTTGAGTCGGTATTCGTCGAGTGCGGCGTTCCCGTTGTTCTCTTTGCAG ATGTATCACACCCTAGGCGTAGGCTGGGCGACCACATTACTGGCACTCTGCACCCTTGTCATGGCTCCCATACCGTGGCTATTTTGGAAGTATGGCGACAAGATCAGAGCAAGAACAAAGTACGAGACAAGTTCATAA